A window of the Candidatus Poribacteria bacterium genome harbors these coding sequences:
- a CDS encoding ABC transporter ATP-binding protein, translating into AFDDEESHDLINRVLARGDSSVVQLMQNGLSLIEFIPVLLTSTVVLGLISIWIPAIIISGAILLRVFEIRMGARVRHFEVENTRNKRLADYYAQLLTERRSAPEIRLWAIGETLLHRWRTILAQYLRERLHIDFQNASQGIFQVFIFVAIIAGALLVTSLSQGRVEAGLAALVLTALRNITAGMNSMQYLVIGFVQHAGYGEDLRHLLEKDQDEDSPTKRTPYPHPIREGIRLHDVAYRYPGANTDALSDINIDIHPGEILAIVGENGAGKTTLAHILAGLRSPTTGHVTIDGIDTATIPSEDLRRACTAVFQHPARYPTTLQENLVLDSRGEVTSPLPAADAHVEAVLTQVGLPVEKFPLNSFLGPEFGGVDFSGGEWQRVAIARSLLKEGGEFVIFDEPTAALDPLAELEIFQQFVELVEGKTALLIAHRLGPTRLADRVVVLDNGYIAEIGNPTELLQRNGKYAEMFAAQSEWYQ; encoded by the coding sequence GCGTTTGACGACGAAGAATCGCATGACCTCATCAATCGCGTCCTTGCCAGAGGGGATTCGAGCGTTGTCCAATTGATGCAGAATGGTCTGAGCCTTATTGAATTTATCCCAGTCCTACTCACCAGTACCGTTGTTTTAGGCCTGATTTCAATTTGGATCCCCGCCATCATCATCAGTGGCGCGATATTGCTGCGAGTCTTTGAAATTCGGATGGGGGCGCGCGTACGCCACTTTGAGGTAGAAAATACACGCAACAAACGACTCGCGGATTACTACGCCCAACTTCTAACAGAACGACGTAGTGCCCCCGAAATCCGTTTATGGGCAATCGGCGAAACCCTTCTCCACCGTTGGCGGACGATCCTCGCCCAATATCTTCGGGAACGCTTGCATATCGACTTTCAAAATGCCTCCCAAGGTATTTTCCAAGTGTTTATTTTCGTAGCTATCATCGCTGGGGCATTACTTGTTACATCGCTTTCACAAGGAAGGGTCGAAGCCGGACTCGCCGCTTTGGTGCTAACAGCACTCCGAAATATTACTGCAGGTATGAACTCTATGCAGTATCTCGTCATCGGTTTTGTCCAACACGCTGGTTACGGAGAAGACCTCCGCCATCTGTTAGAAAAAGACCAAGATGAAGATTCCCCTACAAAGCGTACACCCTATCCTCACCCGATACGTGAAGGTATCCGTTTGCATGATGTCGCGTATCGTTACCCGGGTGCAAACACAGACGCGCTCTCCGATATTAACATTGATATTCATCCGGGTGAAATTCTCGCTATAGTCGGTGAAAACGGCGCAGGAAAAACGACTTTAGCGCACATCTTAGCAGGCTTACGTTCTCCAACGACAGGACACGTCACAATAGACGGTATAGATACCGCCACAATCCCATCCGAAGACCTCCGACGTGCTTGCACCGCAGTGTTTCAGCATCCAGCACGCTATCCGACCACCCTACAAGAAAATTTGGTTTTGGATAGTAGGGGCGAGGTCACCTCGCCCTTACCTGCCGCCGATGCGCATGTTGAGGCGGTCTTAACCCAAGTCGGATTGCCAGTAGAAAAGTTCCCGCTAAATTCGTTTTTAGGTCCCGAATTCGGGGGTGTAGATTTCTCCGGTGGCGAATGGCAACGCGTCGCTATCGCCCGAAGTCTGCTTAAAGAAGGAGGCGAATTTGTCATTTTTGACGAACCCACGGCAGCCCTGGATCCGCTCGCTGAGTTGGAAATTTTTCAACAGTTCGTTGAATTAGTAGAGGGTAAAACTGCACTGCTCATCGCCCATCGACTCGGACCCACACGGCTTGCCGATCGCGTTGTTGTTTTGGATAATGGATACATTGCAGAAATCGGAAATCCCACTGAACTCCTACAGCGAAATGGAAAATACGCTGAAATGTTCGCAGCCCAAAGTGAGTGGTATCAATAA